A section of the Amycolatopsis sp. AA4 genome encodes:
- a CDS encoding YciI family protein codes for MKYLILAYGNQQDYDHLSGKEGGATAQEVAEVGEFLAGFTGALADSGELVETQGLTAPVLARRLRLRDGAPVVTDGPFGETEEVVAGYWMVDCASFDRATDIAAGLLKAPGRLAEAGVVVRPVMGSEGEL; via the coding sequence ATGAAGTACCTGATCCTGGCGTACGGCAACCAGCAGGACTACGACCACCTCAGCGGCAAGGAAGGCGGGGCGACCGCGCAGGAGGTGGCGGAGGTCGGCGAGTTCCTCGCGGGGTTCACCGGGGCGCTGGCCGATTCGGGAGAGCTGGTCGAGACGCAGGGGCTCACCGCCCCGGTGCTGGCCCGCCGCCTCCGCCTGCGGGACGGGGCTCCGGTCGTCACCGACGGGCCGTTCGGCGAGACCGAGGAGGTCGTCGCCGGGTACTGGATGGTCGACTGCGCCAGTTTCGACCGGGCGACCGACATCGCGGCGGGCCTGCTCAAGGCCCCGGGGCGGCTGGCGGAGGCCGGAGTCGTGGTCCG